AGCGGCTTCAGGCCATTCTTGGTCACGGAATTCCAGTCCCTGAGCCGGATTTCCACAGCCGGAGCCCCCAAGGCGTTCGCCGCGTTCCCCAGCGCCACCCTGAACAGGCAGCCGTCGCCAGCGACCATCCCCGCCGCATCGGCAGGAAAGCCCCGTCCGATGAAGAATGCCGAGACCTGATCGGAGAGCAGCGGTTCCAGTTCCAGTCTCAGCCCGTCCCCCTCCCAGCGCCGGATCGGATCGGGCGTCTGGGCGCCCAGGACCGCCACCATGCCAAGCGCTGTCGTAACGCGAAAGCCTTTCCCCACCTTGACGTTCCCCCGAGGCAGCATTATTCAATGAGTCAATTGATTATCATTCAAGGCAGCCTGTCAAGTGTCCAAGACCAGTCCCAAGAAGGTCCTGTTCGAACAATTCGCCCAGATGGCAAAGGCTTTCGGCCATGCCCATCGGCTGGAGCTTGTGGAAGCCCTCGCCCAGGGCGAACGGGGCGTCGAGGCCCTGGCCAAGGCGGTGGGACTGTCGGTTGCCAACGCCTCCCAGCATCTCCAGCATCTTCGCCAAGCCGGGCTGGTTACCTCGCGCCGGGACGGCGTCAGGGTGATCTACCGCCTGACCGGCGACGACGTGGTTGACCTGTTCAACGCCCTTCAGCGTTCCGCCGAGCGCCACGTGGCCGAGGTGGAACGTGTCATCCATGGCTACTACGCCGCCCGCGACAGCCTGGAGCCCATGTCGCGGAACGAACTGCTAAGCCGCCTCAAGGAGGGAACGGTCACCCTGCTGGACGTCCGCCCGCCAGAGGAGTTCGACGCCGGCCACCTGCCCGGCGCCGTCAACATCCCCCTCCGGGACCTGGAGGAACATCTGGCCGCCCTGCCCGAGGAGTTCGAGGTCGTCGCTTATTGCCGGGGAACCTGGTGCGTGCTGTCTTTCGAGGCGGTGGCAAAGCTGCGTCGCCAAGGTCGCGCCGCCCGCCGCCTGGAAGATGGCTATCCCGAATGGAAGGCCGCCGGCCTGCCGGTCGAGGGACCGACCCACTGACGGCTCGCCTTGGCCGGGGCCAACCTCATACGACTCCACAGCTAGCGCACCTCGCCCCGCATCCGCCAGTGGCCGGTCTCGTCCATGCAGACGAGAACCAGGGTCTCGCGGCCATCCAGAGAGGTGTTGCCGATGCGGCAGTC
This window of the Magnetospirillum sp. WYHS-4 genome carries:
- a CDS encoding metalloregulator ArsR/SmtB family transcription factor, with amino-acid sequence MSKTSPKKVLFEQFAQMAKAFGHAHRLELVEALAQGERGVEALAKAVGLSVANASQHLQHLRQAGLVTSRRDGVRVIYRLTGDDVVDLFNALQRSAERHVAEVERVIHGYYAARDSLEPMSRNELLSRLKEGTVTLLDVRPPEEFDAGHLPGAVNIPLRDLEEHLAALPEEFEVVAYCRGTWCVLSFEAVAKLRRQGRAARRLEDGYPEWKAAGLPVEGPTH